The genomic window AAAAGAAGCGTATAAACGTTTTATCCCCGGAAGAATTATAGGGGTCACCAAAGATATGGATGGCAATCGTGCCATGCGAATGGCGCTTCAAACCCGCGAACAACACATCAAAAGAGACCGAGCTACTTCCAATATCTGTACTGCACAAGTATTGCTTGCCGTCATGGCAGGAATGTATGCCGTATATCACGGACCTAAAGGCCTGAAATATATTGCGAATAAAGTTCATAATACAGCTACCACATTAGCAGATGCTTTGGAGAATTTAGAATTTAACTTAGTGCACAACTCCTTTTTTGACACCATTCAAGTTAGGATTCCTGAGAACATAGATCTTAAAACTAAAGCAGAACAAAAAGAAGTTAATTTTTATTACCCCGATGCAACAACCGTTTCTATCTCAATCAATGAAACAACCACACTTTCAGATCTTAATCTGATACTCTCCATTTTTGCAGAGGTTTACAGCAAAGAAACAACTCAAATTGAAACACTGAGTTCAAACATAAGAATTCCAGAAGCGGCACAACGTCATTCTGATTTCATGACAAATGTGATTTTTAACAGTCACCATTCAGAAACGGAATTGATGCGTTATATAAAACGTTTGGAACGCAAAGATTTATCTTTAAATTTCTCTATGATTTCATTGGGATCTTGTACAATGAAACTCAATGCTGCTGTAGAAATGTTGCCTTTGAGCTGGCCAAATTGGGGGAATATCCACCCATTTGCCCCACTAAATCAAGTGGAAGGCTACCGAACCATGCTCGCCAAACTCGAAGAACAACTCACCGAGATTACAGGATTTGCAGGGACGTCCCTTCAACCCAATTCTGGAGCCCAAGGAGAATTTGCTGGACTGATGGTGATCAGAGCTTATCATAAATCGAGAGGCGATGCACACCGAAAAATCTGCATCATTCCATCGTCTGCACACGGAACCAATCCCGCAAGTGCTGTGATGGCAGGAATGAAAGTCGTCGTGACAAAATCATCTGAAAACGGAAATATTGATGTAGAGGATTTAAGAGAAAAAGCAACGCTTCATAAAGATAATTTAGCCGCTTTGATGGTCACGTATCCATCAACCCACGGGGTGTATGAATCTGCGATTAAAGAAATTACTCAAATCATTCACGATAATGGTGGACAGGTTTATATGGATGGTGCCAATATGAATGCGCAAGTAGGTTTGACGAATCCTGGGAATATTGGTGCCGATGTATGCCATTTGAACCTTCATAAAACCTTTGCCATTCCACATGGTGGTGGCGGTCCTGGAGTTGGTCCCATCTGTGTTGCCAAACAATTAACACCCTTTTTACCCGGAAATCCATTGATTGAAACGGGAGGAACAGACGCCATTGACTCCATTTCTGGAGCCCCCTTTGGATCGTCCTTAGCCTGTTTGATTTCTTATGGATACATCAAAATGTTAGGTGCTAAAGGATTGACCGATTCTACGGAAATTGCCATCCTAAATGCCAACTATATCAAAGAACGGCTTCAGGGACATTACGATACTTTATACTCTGGTGAACGCGGACGTGCAGCTCACGAAATGATTATTGATTGTCGTGATTTTAAAGCCAACGGTATTGAAGTGGTGGACATCGCCAAACGACTTATGGACTTCGGATTTCATGCGCCTACAGTATCTTTTCCAGTTGCTGGCACTATGATGATTGAGCCTACAGAAAGTGAAGGCAAAGCGGAAATGGATCGTTTTTGTGACGCTATGATTGCCATTAGAAAAGAGATTGAAGCAGCGAGTAAAGACCAGCCCAACAATCCCCTAAAAAATGCACCGCACACACAAGAAATGCTCACCAAGGATGTTTGGGAATTTCCTTACAGCAGAGCCGTTGCCGCATTCCCATTAAATTATATAAAAGAAGATAAATTTTGGCCGTCTGTCCGTCGTGTAGATGACGCTTATGGCGATCGAAATTTAATATGTACATGTGCGCCAATTGAGGCATATGAAGAAGCTTAATACACACCTTATGAATATCAGAATTACAGGAGTCGGGAGTTACATTCCAAAAATAGTACAGAAAAATGAGGCATTTAAAGACCATTCATTTTTAAACATTGATGGATCTGAAATCCACTCCTCTAATGAGGTCATTGTAGAGAAATTTAAAGCCATCACCGGTATTTCCGAACGCCGCTATGCAGAAGACCATCTAACGGCTTCTGACCTTGGAGCGTTGGCCGCTGAAAAAGCCATTGCAGATGCAGGCATTGACCCAGAAACCTTGGACTACATCATACTTGCGCATAATTTTGGAGATGTCAAATCGGGTTCCATTCAAAGTGATATTTTACCCTGTTTAGCGGCGCGTGTCAAAAACAGTTTAAAAATAAAAAATCCAAAATGTGTGGCTTATGATATTCTTTTTGGATGTCCGGGTTGGATTGAAGGCGTCATTCAAGCGCAAGCTTTTATCAAAGCGGGGATGGCAAAACGATGCTTGGTCATCGGCGCAGAAACACTCTCAAGAGTGGTCGATCCACACGACCGGGATTCTATGATTTATTCAGATGGCGCAGGTGCTACGATCATCGAATTAGCAGAAGAAGACGGCGGAATATTATCTCATGAATCGGCTTCTTACACACATGACGAAGTGTATCATTTATTCTTCGGTTGTTCAAATAACAAGTCCTTAGAAGATGGCAACCGTTTCATAAAAATGTACGGTCGTAAAATTTATGAATTCGCTTTATCAAATGTTCCTGCCGCCATGAAAACCTGTTTGGACAACAGTGGTATGGACATCAAGGATGTGAAGAAAATATTGATTCACCAAGCAAATGAAAAAATGGACGAGGCGATTGTAAATCGTTTCTATAGACTTTATAAAACCCCTGTTCCAGAAGGCATCATGCCGATGAGTATTCATAAATTAGGAAACAGTTCGGTCGCAACGGTGCCGACCTTATTGGACCTCATCAAAAGTGGTCAAATGGAAGGACACGAACTTAATAAAGGAGATATTGTTATATTTGCTAGCGTCGGTGCAGGAATGCACATCAACGCTATCACTTATAAATACTAATATGTACGCCAATAATTTTCCTAAGAAACGCTACAAGCACACGCTCGATTTTCTTAAACAACACATAGCACCAACAGAAACCATTTTGGATTTAGGGGTTGAAAACCCATTGTCTGAACTTCTGAAAACGGAAGGCTATACAGTGAGTAATACTTCTGGGGAAGATTTGGATGTCAATACGAACACACTCGAAACGGATACTTCCGATGTGGTGACCGCCTTTGAAATTTTTGAACATTTAGTATCGCCTTTTACAGTTTTAAAAAATATCAAGGCAGAAAAATTAGTCGCCAGTATTCCACTCCGATTGTGGTTTGCAACTGCCTACCGCAGTAAAACCGATCCGAGAGACCGTCATTTTCATGAGTTTGAATCTTGGCAGTTTGACTGGTTGTTAGAAAAAGCTGGCTGGAAAATTATCGCGACGGAAAAATGGACCAACCCCACCAAGAAAATTGGATTTCGACCTTTACTCCGTTGGTTTACACCTCGATATTATATTGTTTACGCTGAAAGAATTTGAAGTTTTACATCGTCATACCGGCCCATAATGAAGCTGATTTTATTGGTAAAACCCTCCAATCGCTTATAAACCAAAGTTTATGCCCTGCCAAAATTGTGGTGGTGGACGACAACTCAACAGATGACACAGCGGCCATTGTAACTAATTTATCCAAACAACACCCTTGGATTTCGTTGGTTTCAAACACCTCATCGGAAGCACACTTACCCGGTGAGAAAATCATCAATGCTTTTTATAAAGGGTATGACTCATTGGATTCAGAATACGATGTCATTTGTAAATTCGATGCAGATGTGATATTCCCTGAAAATTATTTAGAAACCCTCGCAAAGCATTACCAAAAAAATTCGCATTTGGGCATGGTCGCAGGGCATTGTTATATAGAACAAAATGGAATTTGGGTGTTGGAAGATCTAACTTCCAAAGATCACATTCGAGGAGGACTGAAAGCCTATAGAAAAGCGTGTTTTTCAGATATTGGAGGCCTCAAAAAATCGATGGGTTGGGACACCATTGATGAATTGTTGGCACTTTACTACAACTGGGAGTTTGAAACGGACGCCTCTTTGCACGTAAAACATCTCAAACCAACAGGAGCTAATTATAACAAAAGTGCTAAACATTTGCAGGGAACTGCTCTGTATAAAATGCGCTACGGATTTACTTTGGCGTTTTTATCCGCTCTCAAATTAGCTTACAAAAAACGACGCATCCATCTTTTTTGGGATTATATCGCAGGGTATATTAAAGCAGCTAATCAGAAAGAACCTTTTTTGATTGATGCAGATCAAGGGGCTTTTGTAAGAGGGTATCGCTGGAAAAATATCAAACGAAAGTTTAAGCTTCTACGCTAACCATCCAATTCAATTCGTCGGGGAGTGTTCCAATTCGAACGCCGTTAATCGTATCCAAAACCAATTGTCCCACAGGACTTGTATCAGACACATGAATCAAGGTATCTTTATATCCAATTTCTTGAATCATTGCAATACCAACGGCCGTGCCTGATCCAAATGCTTCTTCTAATTCACCGTTGCTAGAGGCTTCAATCACCTCATCAATCGTAATGGGACGTTCAACCACTTCATAGCCTTTATGACGTAAAAAATCAATGACACTCATACGTGTAATGCCTGCTAAAATCGAGCCATCTAAAGAAGGGGTGACAAATGCGCCATTAATCTTAAAAAAAATGTTCATGGTTCCTACTTCTTGAATGTACTTAAATTCGTTGGCATCTAACCAAAGTACTTGGTCAAATCCTTTGGATTTAGCAATTTCAGTAGGAAGCACGGCAGCGGCATAATTTCCTGCTGCTTTGGCTTCTCCTGTCCCGCCATGTGCTGCACGGATATAAGTGGTCTCCGCATACAAACGGACGCGGTTGGTGTAGATAGGCTTCGATGGGGATGCCATCACAATAAATTTATAAGAATTGGCAGCGCGCATCCCAATAAAGGCTTCATCGGCAAACATAAAAGGACGCAGATACAAGGCGCTTCCTTCGTGTGGTGGAATCCATTTTTGATCTAGATGCACCAATTGTTTCAAGGCATCTACAAACAGTGTTTCAGAAAACTCAGGCATCCCCAAACGGCGGGCACTAAAATTAAGACGTTCGGCATTTTTTTCGGGACGAAATAATAAGGGTGCTCCTGTAGTACCGAGTGTTGCTTTCATGCCTTCAAATAAGGCCTGTCCATAATGCAATGCCATACAGGCGGGATGCATTGGAATCACTTCCATTGGGGTGATTCTGGGGTTTTCCCATTGTCCGTCTTTATAGTCACACACAAACATATGATCTGTAAACGTACGCCCTAAGGCGATCGTATCAAAATCAAGCGTATCGACTTTTGACTCCTTAACTGTGGTGATTGAAATTGTATTTGACATGGATTTGATGCGTTTTAAAATGAGGTTAAACTATGAACTTATTTATACTTTTTTAATTGTGTTTTTGTAAAATCACTTAACACCAAGCGACCACTTACGGAGGCGCGTTCGTTTAATAATTCACCCCAATGTTCGGTACCTTCCCAAAAAGTTTTTTTTAATTTTTGAAGGGCCTCCGGATTGTATGCGCACAGTTGTGCTGCTAGCAAACTTACTTCGGTATCTAAAGCACCTATGGAAGGACAAACTTTCATGAACAATCCTTTTTCCTGCGCCCATTGCGCCGAGAAAAATCTAGAAGCTTCCAAACTTAATTGAGACATGGCACTCAATCCTATTTTACGGGTGACTGCGGGTTCAATCACAAATGGACCAATACCAATAGTGAGTTCACTTAGTTTTATTTCTGAATGGGTCGTTGCCATACAATAATCGGTTGCTGCTGCCAATCCAACTCCACCGCCAACTGCTTTTCCTTGCACACGACCAATTGTGATTTTAGGACAGTTACGAAGGGCATTAATCACATTGGCAAAGCCTTCAAAGAATTCCGCTCCTTGGTGGGGGTTTGAAATTGCAATCAATTCTTCAAAACTTGCACCTGCACAAAAGGTGCGATCACCTCCACTTTTAAGAACAATCACTGCAACGGATGGATCTGCACCGGCCGTTTCGATTAATTCCATAAGCCTTGCTAACATTTCTGATGGCAAAGCATTGTGAGGCGGGTTATAAAATTCAATATAACCGACTTTATTTTCGACCTTTAAGTGTACGTAAGAAGTTGACATATTCGCTGAATTTGTTTAGGCTAATATACTAGAATTTTAGGGTTTTATCTATCTCCCTAAAACTTCATAAATGGAAACCGAGACTCTAAGGCTTGCGCCTTCTTAGTTAAAGTTGATAAAAATAACTTATGCTCTGTTGCGGATGGGTTAAATGGTTTGTGAGCAAGACCTTTTTGTAGTTGATTCACGTCTTGCATTATGGGAGTTGCCTCCGCGTCTATCCAAATGGATTGAAATTTTTTCCAAATATAATTGATGGCGATAGGATTCGGATGTACCATGTCTTCTTTGTAAAAGCGGTAATCTCGAAGCTCGTCCATTAGCAACTCATAGGAAGGGAAGTAATGTGTATTTTTAGATGGGTTGATCACAGAATGAAGTGCCGCCATCAGATGAGCTTTACTTTGATTGTTTTCTACAAAACCGTCTTTGAGGTGTCGAACGGGAGAAATTGAAAACACTAATGACACATGAGGGTGAAACGATTTTAGTGTTGAAATAATA from Formosa sp. Hel1_33_131 includes these protein-coding regions:
- the gcvP gene encoding aminomethyl-transferring glycine dehydrogenase, which produces MKTDVFALRHIGPREAHCNEMLQVVGATSIEALISETVPDNIRLQSPLNLEAPLSEQEYLEHIHQLASKNKVFKSYIGMGYYPSNLPAVIQRNILENPGWYTAYTPYQAEIAQGRLEALLNYQTMISDLTGMELANASLLDESTAAAEAMALLFAVRPKPQAKAGTVKFFVSDEVLPQTLSVLKTRATPIGIELVLGAVDDFDFSSEFFGALLQYPGKSGVIMELQPFISKANENDIKVAVAADILSLVALEAPGKFGADVVVGTTQRFGIPMGYGGPHAAYFATKEAYKRFIPGRIIGVTKDMDGNRAMRMALQTREQHIKRDRATSNICTAQVLLAVMAGMYAVYHGPKGLKYIANKVHNTATTLADALENLEFNLVHNSFFDTIQVRIPENIDLKTKAEQKEVNFYYPDATTVSISINETTTLSDLNLILSIFAEVYSKETTQIETLSSNIRIPEAAQRHSDFMTNVIFNSHHSETELMRYIKRLERKDLSLNFSMISLGSCTMKLNAAVEMLPLSWPNWGNIHPFAPLNQVEGYRTMLAKLEEQLTEITGFAGTSLQPNSGAQGEFAGLMVIRAYHKSRGDAHRKICIIPSSAHGTNPASAVMAGMKVVVTKSSENGNIDVEDLREKATLHKDNLAALMVTYPSTHGVYESAIKEITQIIHDNGGQVYMDGANMNAQVGLTNPGNIGADVCHLNLHKTFAIPHGGGGPGVGPICVAKQLTPFLPGNPLIETGGTDAIDSISGAPFGSSLACLISYGYIKMLGAKGLTDSTEIAILNANYIKERLQGHYDTLYSGERGRAAHEMIIDCRDFKANGIEVVDIAKRLMDFGFHAPTVSFPVAGTMMIEPTESEGKAEMDRFCDAMIAIRKEIEAASKDQPNNPLKNAPHTQEMLTKDVWEFPYSRAVAAFPLNYIKEDKFWPSVRRVDDAYGDRNLICTCAPIEAYEEA
- a CDS encoding 3-oxoacyl-ACP synthase III family protein gives rise to the protein MNIRITGVGSYIPKIVQKNEAFKDHSFLNIDGSEIHSSNEVIVEKFKAITGISERRYAEDHLTASDLGALAAEKAIADAGIDPETLDYIILAHNFGDVKSGSIQSDILPCLAARVKNSLKIKNPKCVAYDILFGCPGWIEGVIQAQAFIKAGMAKRCLVIGAETLSRVVDPHDRDSMIYSDGAGATIIELAEEDGGILSHESASYTHDEVYHLFFGCSNNKSLEDGNRFIKMYGRKIYEFALSNVPAAMKTCLDNSGMDIKDVKKILIHQANEKMDEAIVNRFYRLYKTPVPEGIMPMSIHKLGNSSVATVPTLLDLIKSGQMEGHELNKGDIVIFASVGAGMHINAITYKY
- a CDS encoding methyltransferase — translated: MYANNFPKKRYKHTLDFLKQHIAPTETILDLGVENPLSELLKTEGYTVSNTSGEDLDVNTNTLETDTSDVVTAFEIFEHLVSPFTVLKNIKAEKLVASIPLRLWFATAYRSKTDPRDRHFHEFESWQFDWLLEKAGWKIIATEKWTNPTKKIGFRPLLRWFTPRYYIVYAERI
- a CDS encoding glycosyltransferase family 2 protein, coding for MKFYIVIPAHNEADFIGKTLQSLINQSLCPAKIVVVDDNSTDDTAAIVTNLSKQHPWISLVSNTSSEAHLPGEKIINAFYKGYDSLDSEYDVICKFDADVIFPENYLETLAKHYQKNSHLGMVAGHCYIEQNGIWVLEDLTSKDHIRGGLKAYRKACFSDIGGLKKSMGWDTIDELLALYYNWEFETDASLHVKHLKPTGANYNKSAKHLQGTALYKMRYGFTLAFLSALKLAYKKRRIHLFWDYIAGYIKAANQKEPFLIDADQGAFVRGYRWKNIKRKFKLLR
- a CDS encoding branched-chain amino acid aminotransferase — protein: MSNTISITTVKESKVDTLDFDTIALGRTFTDHMFVCDYKDGQWENPRITPMEVIPMHPACMALHYGQALFEGMKATLGTTGAPLLFRPEKNAERLNFSARRLGMPEFSETLFVDALKQLVHLDQKWIPPHEGSALYLRPFMFADEAFIGMRAANSYKFIVMASPSKPIYTNRVRLYAETTYIRAAHGGTGEAKAAGNYAAAVLPTEIAKSKGFDQVLWLDANEFKYIQEVGTMNIFFKINGAFVTPSLDGSILAGITRMSVIDFLRHKGYEVVERPITIDEVIEASSNGELEEAFGSGTAVGIAMIQEIGYKDTLIHVSDTSPVGQLVLDTINGVRIGTLPDELNWMVSVEA
- a CDS encoding enoyl-CoA hydratase/isomerase family protein, which produces MSTSYVHLKVENKVGYIEFYNPPHNALPSEMLARLMELIETAGADPSVAVIVLKSGGDRTFCAGASFEELIAISNPHQGAEFFEGFANVINALRNCPKITIGRVQGKAVGGGVGLAAATDYCMATTHSEIKLSELTIGIGPFVIEPAVTRKIGLSAMSQLSLEASRFFSAQWAQEKGLFMKVCPSIGALDTEVSLLAAQLCAYNPEALQKLKKTFWEGTEHWGELLNERASVSGRLVLSDFTKTQLKKYK